A genomic window from Synechococcus sp. CBW1107 includes:
- a CDS encoding HPF/RaiA family ribosome-associated protein, with the protein MQIQVNTDKNISGHEALAQNVEDTLHRILARFADHITRLEVHLSDEDSTSKAGMVDKRCLLEARLAGREPTAVSELALTTEQAVTGAAHKMVSMLDSELGKLAMH; encoded by the coding sequence ATGCAGATCCAGGTCAACACAGACAAGAATATCTCTGGGCACGAAGCTCTGGCTCAGAATGTTGAGGACACTCTTCATCGTATTCTTGCACGCTTCGCTGATCATATCACCAGGCTGGAAGTGCATCTCAGCGACGAGGACAGCACCTCAAAAGCAGGCATGGTTGACAAGCGATGCCTACTTGAAGCTCGGCTTGCTGGGCGTGAACCGACAGCTGTGAGTGAACTTGCGCTTACAACTGAGCAAGCAGTGACCGGCGCTGCTCATAAGATGGTGAGCATGCTTGACAGTGAATTAGGTAAGCTTGC
- a CDS encoding cupin domain-containing protein: MPVRPAIGPLLRLQIWQRRLAMMLLGGCLLLSAPKVQAGGELPGIKVQTLVRSGKAWNGTRLPAYPRGEPEVTVLHITIPPGMELPMHMHAVINAGMLIRGQLLVISEAGPRLQLKAGDGLIEMVNQPHYGSNNGTEPAEIVVVYAGVKGTPITVLEPAPSADPMHRPPASGPAGYRNPG; the protein is encoded by the coding sequence ATGCCCGTCCGTCCTGCGATAGGGCCCCTGCTGAGGCTCCAGATCTGGCAGCGCCGGCTGGCCATGATGTTGCTCGGCGGCTGTCTGCTGCTGTCAGCCCCGAAGGTGCAGGCTGGTGGGGAACTGCCCGGAATCAAGGTGCAGACACTGGTCCGATCAGGCAAGGCCTGGAACGGCACACGGCTGCCCGCCTATCCCCGTGGGGAGCCTGAAGTCACCGTTCTGCACATCACGATTCCCCCTGGGATGGAGCTGCCGATGCACATGCACGCGGTGATCAACGCCGGCATGCTGATCCGCGGGCAGCTGCTGGTGATCAGCGAGGCGGGCCCCAGGTTGCAGCTGAAGGCGGGAGACGGGCTGATCGAAATGGTGAATCAGCCCCACTACGGCAGCAACAACGGCACGGAACCGGCCGAGATCGTGGTGGTTTACGCGGGGGTGAAGGGGACGCCGATCACGGTGCTCGAACCCGCGCCATCAGCAGATCCGATGCACCGCCCTCCCGCTTCCGGACCGGCGGGTTATCGGAATCCCGGGTAA
- a CDS encoding MFS transporter → MLIAARALQGLGAAIMMALTVALVSETVPKARISSAMGLLGTMSAIGTTLGPSIGGLLIAGLGWRTIFLVNVPLGIVNVVLAERY, encoded by the coding sequence GTGCTGATTGCCGCCCGTGCCCTGCAGGGCCTCGGAGCCGCGATCATGATGGCTCTCACCGTTGCTCTCGTCAGTGAGACGGTGCCGAAAGCAAGGATCAGCAGCGCGATGGGGTTGCTTGGAACGATGTCCGCGATCGGCACCACGCTTGGTCCCTCGATCGGCGGTCTGCTCATCGCCGGACTCGGCTGGCGGACCATTTTCCTGGTCAATGTGCCGCTGGGCATTGTGAATGTTGTGCTTGCCGAGCGCTACTGA
- a CDS encoding MFS transporter → MPSLDTSIANAGRPTLAQAFSSSFQSVQWIVLAYLLAITTLIVSVGLLGDIIGRRRLLLAGISLFTIASLLCGLAPTLGC, encoded by the coding sequence ATGCCCTCGCTGGATACGAGCATCGCCAATGCCGGCCGGCCGACGCTGGCCCAGGCGTTCTCCTCCTCTTTCCAGTCCGTCCAGTGGATCGTCCTGGCGTATCTTCTCGCTATCACCACCCTGATCGTCAGCGTCGGACTGCTCGGAGACATCATTGGACGTCGACGACTGTTACTGGCTGGAATCAGCCTGTTCACGATTGCGTCGCTTCTGTGTGGCCTCGCGCCCACGCTCGGGTGCTGA
- a CDS encoding glutamate synthase-related protein, with protein sequence MNKPIVAANSPIAVDLKKGKTYLFCTCGRSKDQPFCDGSHKGSGMSPLPFTADDEGEAWLCRCKQTAQAPYCDGSHAQVSDDQVGQSLSLKSSAERDRMPEPHPTREEPTLSLIHDLAEHGLEHVGPQGPIAAMGVPRSELPNWDHLQILVAQLARQPLQDDVPVATELVLGPQAAKPLHLRIPLFVSDMSFGALSEEAKVSLARGAEQAGTGICSGEGGMLPEEKAASSRYLYELAPGRFGYREELLTQVQAFHFKCGQAAKTGAGGHLPGIKTTARIAELRGVPVGEAVISPPAFTDLTTVDDFRRFADGVREVSGGIPVGFKMSAQHIEADLDFALDAGADYIILDGRGGGTGAAPLLFRDHISVPTIPALARARRHLDRRGASGRVTLIITGGLRTHADFIKAMALGADGIALANAAIQAIGCVGARICHTNNCPAGIATQDETLRRRLNIDHAADRLARFLEASVQLMQVMARACGHADLHSFHRDDLTSWHQDMATLAGIAWSGAEGQ encoded by the coding sequence ATGAACAAACCGATCGTGGCGGCCAACTCACCCATTGCCGTCGATCTGAAGAAGGGCAAAACCTACCTGTTCTGCACCTGTGGACGGTCGAAGGATCAACCGTTCTGCGACGGCTCCCACAAGGGCAGCGGGATGTCACCCCTGCCGTTCACGGCCGACGATGAGGGAGAAGCCTGGCTCTGCCGCTGCAAGCAGACGGCACAGGCACCCTATTGCGACGGCAGCCATGCCCAGGTTTCCGATGATCAGGTGGGGCAAAGCTTGTCGCTGAAGAGTTCAGCCGAGCGGGACCGGATGCCTGAACCCCATCCCACCCGGGAGGAACCCACGCTCAGCCTCATCCATGACCTTGCCGAGCATGGGCTCGAGCACGTGGGACCCCAGGGGCCGATCGCGGCAATGGGCGTTCCCCGCAGCGAGCTGCCCAACTGGGATCACCTCCAGATCCTGGTGGCCCAGCTGGCCAGGCAGCCTCTGCAGGACGACGTGCCGGTCGCCACGGAGCTGGTGCTGGGTCCGCAGGCCGCCAAGCCCCTGCACCTGCGGATTCCGCTGTTCGTGTCCGACATGAGTTTCGGCGCCCTCTCCGAGGAGGCGAAGGTGTCCCTGGCGCGAGGAGCCGAACAGGCTGGAACCGGGATCTGTTCCGGGGAGGGGGGCATGCTTCCCGAGGAGAAGGCGGCCAGCAGCCGCTATCTCTATGAGCTGGCCCCGGGTCGATTCGGCTACCGGGAGGAGTTGCTCACCCAGGTCCAGGCGTTCCACTTCAAGTGCGGACAGGCGGCGAAGACCGGAGCCGGAGGCCACCTGCCCGGCATCAAGACCACCGCCCGCATCGCTGAGCTGCGTGGCGTCCCGGTGGGCGAGGCGGTGATCTCTCCGCCAGCGTTCACGGATCTGACGACGGTGGATGATTTTCGGCGTTTCGCCGACGGGGTGCGCGAGGTCAGCGGGGGAATTCCCGTGGGCTTCAAGATGAGTGCCCAGCACATCGAAGCCGATCTGGATTTCGCCCTTGATGCCGGGGCCGACTACATCATTCTCGATGGACGCGGCGGCGGCACGGGGGCGGCCCCCCTGCTGTTCCGTGATCACATCTCGGTACCGACGATCCCGGCCCTGGCTCGGGCACGCCGCCATCTGGATCGCCGTGGGGCCAGCGGCCGCGTGACCCTGATCATCACGGGCGGACTACGGACCCACGCGGACTTCATCAAGGCCATGGCCCTGGGTGCCGATGGGATCGCCCTGGCGAATGCCGCGATCCAGGCGATCGGCTGCGTCGGGGCCCGAATCTGCCACACAAACAACTGCCCGGCCGGCATCGCCACCCAGGATGAAACCCTGCGGCGGCGACTGAACATCGACCATGCCGCCGATCGTCTGGCCCGCTTTCTCGAGGCCAGCGTGCAGCTGATGCAGGTCATGGCCCGGGCCTGCGGTCACGCGGATCTCCACAGCTTCCACAGAGACGATCTGACCAGCTGGCATCAGGACATGGCGACGCTGGCCGGCATCGCCTGGAGCGGGGCGGAAGGCCAGTGA
- a CDS encoding DUF1214 domain-containing protein: MCPTTIWFGPKAPAGREANWVQTMPGRGYNVILRLYGPLEPWFNQTWQPGDLEAQT, encoded by the coding sequence ATGTGTCCGACGACCATCTGGTTCGGACCGAAGGCGCCGGCCGGCAGGGAGGCCAACTGGGTGCAGACGATGCCGGGCAGGGGGTACAACGTCATCCTGCGGCTCTATGGCCCTCTGGAGCCCTGGTTCAACCAGACCTGGCAGCCGGGCGATCTCGAAGCACAGACGTGA